In Rhipicephalus microplus isolate Deutch F79 chromosome 7, USDA_Rmic, whole genome shotgun sequence, one genomic interval encodes:
- the LOC142767405 gene encoding uncharacterized protein LOC142767405 isoform X2, which produces MNSLYREHLRNFARNVCSFRCNVLTGHRASMQLYGAARCTCGLRPCGCRTFVWAPRMRCCMFGWAGHDTSARHRGGRR; this is translated from the exons ATGAATTCATTATACAGAGAGCACCTGAGAAATTTTGCCAGGAACGTATGCAGCTTTAG GTGCAATGTCTTGACCGGACACAGGGCTTCAATGCAGCTTTATGGAGCTGCCCGATGCACGTGTGGTCTGCGGCCGTGTGGT TGCCGTACGTTCGTCTGGGCACCACGCATGCGGTGTTGCATGTTCGGCTGGGCCGGCCACGACACGAGTGCACGGCACCGCGGAGGTCGACGGTAG
- the LOC142767405 gene encoding uncharacterized protein LOC142767405 isoform X1, protein MNSLYREHLRNFARNVCSFRCNVLTGHRASMQLYGAARCTCGLRPCGLVLPQNTAGREGKHASAYIIRPYSHKATVAARTSLYTEGDAKIAVTLVELVQN, encoded by the exons ATGAATTCATTATACAGAGAGCACCTGAGAAATTTTGCCAGGAACGTATGCAGCTTTAG GTGCAATGTCTTGACCGGACACAGGGCTTCAATGCAGCTTTATGGAGCTGCCCGATGCACGTGTGGTCTGCGGCCGTGTGGT CTGGTGCTGCCGCAGAACACGGCGGGACGGGAAGGAAAACATGCATCGGCTTACATCATTCGACCGTACTCGCACAAGGCTACTGTTGCTGCCAGGACTTCACTGTACACCGAAGGCGATGCGAAAATTGCCGTAACCCTTGTCGAGTTGGTACAGAACTGA